Genomic DNA from Opitutaceae bacterium:
CACACATGGCGCACCGAATCGAGGTCATTGAAATTGATCGGATGGATCAGCGCCTGATGAGCCGCTGGGATGCCTGCGCTGATTGGAAAAAATGGATATTCGCCGGGGCTGCGGCGCGGACCGAGCTGGGACAGCGGTGTCATCAGGTTGCAGGCGACGTCATTGTGCCAGCCATTGTAGCCTCCCTGCATCACAATCACGTGGTCGCGACCGGTCACGGCGCGGGCAAGTCGAATGGCCTGAGCCGTGGCCTCGCTGCCCGTGTTGACGAACTGCACGCCCTGCACCCACGGAATGCTCGTGCAAAGCCTTTCAGCAAGTCTGGCCTCCAACTCCGTGCTGCCCGCTCCGAAGAGACTCTCCTGGCTCTTAAGCACATCCACCACGGCATTGTTCACATGGGGATCGTTGTGCCCGAGAAAATGGGGGGAGAAAGCCGCATGATAATCAAGGTATGACCTGCCTTCGGCATCCCACATGCGGGCTCCCCTGCCACGCACAAAGGAGATCTCTGGCCTGATGGCACGATTGACTGAATTGACGCCGCCGGGGATGTACTTGCGACTGCGGGCCAAGAGCGCGGCTGAGGACAGTTGGGTTGGCTTCATGACTTTTGGGATCGTTCCTTCAGGAATGAGTGGGATGTGGTTTCCCGGGGGCTCGAGCGATGCAGTCGATCTCGACCTTTATGCCACCGCCCAACACCGATTGCACCGTGGTGCGCGCCGGGAACGGCTTGGGGAAATGTTCGGCGTACACGAGGTTGAATCGGTCAAAGTCCCGGATGTCCGCCAGATGGCATGTGCAACGCACGACATCGGCCATCGATGCACCCGCGGTCTCCAGGATTCTTCGGATGTGAGACAAGGTCAGTCGCGTTTCCGCCTCGATGGTGCCGCTGCGGATTTCTCCCGTGGCGAGGTCCAGCGGCCCCTGCCCGCTCACGAATATCCACCCGTCGATCTCAACCGCTGCGGAGTAGGCACCTGTCGATGCCAGCTTGTCAGGATGTTTGAGTTCCTTCTTCATGAAATCTTGCGCTGCATCGCGACAACCTAGCCGCGCGGGCTGCTGCTTCGACACCTGCCTCGGCAAATGATCAAAGTGCGCAGATTCGCACGCCGCAGGGACGCGCAGCGATTCCTAGGTCAGGCACACTTTGACTCTTTCTGAACCGAGCGCGATCCGCGCGCCTCTCGGCAGGTCACGAGTGGTGACCAGCGAGGAGAAACTTGCCCACGGAGCGAGACGAACGGCTGCCCGGGAGTTCCATTTGGATGCTTCGGCAACCAGCATGCTCATGGCGGACCGCTTGAGCACTTCAGTTTGCAAAGCGGCCACATCGGCGTCGGAAACGTAAACGCCGCTCATTTCGTCGAGTCCGTCCGCCTCGAGGATGCAGGCGTCAAATCTCAAGTGTGCCAGCCAGGCGTGCGCCAATCCACCGGTCAGCGACCTTGATCCCTTCTTGATTTCTCCGCCAATGCCGGTGACGCATGCATGAGCATGCGGCGCGAGTGCGATCAGCGGCACGGAGTTGGAGTAGATTCGAAGTTCCGGGCGATCCAGCAGCAGGCGGCCCACCTGAAGCGCAATGGGACCGCCACCGATGAATACATTGCCGTCGTGCGGAAGCAATTCGCAGGCGCGCCTTGCGATGCGGACTGCAAGGCTGGCGCCTCCGGCGGGAATGGCGGTGTTTCCAGGAGTTTCGCGGTAGAAATTGAGTGGAAGCAATCCACCATGGCTGCGTGAGACCTTGCCCGACTTGGCCAGGAGCATGGCGTCCCGCCGGGCGGTCGCCGTCGAGACATTAAAATGCCTCGCGATCTCCGCCATGCTCACGCAGCCCTTTTCCGAAAGCAGCCGGAGGGTGGCGAGGTGGCGTTGGGCGGGAAGCATGGGAACACTGTAGGCGGGTGGATCCAAAGTTGACAATGCAAGCGCGCGTGAAACCGCCAATTCGCTCAAACTCGTTCAGGGCGGCTTCCGGGTCCGGCCTGCGCGAACATGCGCGGAATGAGCGTTTTTGCGTGCAGGGATTGAATTCGTGTTCCAAGTGCGGTGCGTATTCCCACGCATGATTCCGGGGTGGAAGCCGATTGAATGGAGCAGCGTGTGCCGCGCCGTGCTCGCGGCGATTTGCGCGTGCGCCGCCTCGAACTGCGGAAAATCCAATCCCGGGCGAGCTTCCCCTGTCCTGCGCGGATCGTCGGCCGCCGATTGCGCCAGTTTCGGCATCGCTGAACTGGAGTCCGTCGTTGCCGCACGGGAGATGCCTCCCGAGCGCCAGTTTGTCATTGAATCCTTGGATCACGGGCTCAGCGACGAAACCGCCGCGAGATTCTCCGATATGGTGCCCAAGGCGCCGGAGTCATTCATCATCCGCTCCGTCGGTGCGACCACCTGGATTCTCGGAAGCGATGCGGTGGGAACGATGTATGGGGCGCTGTCCGCGGCTGAGTCGCTTCGTTCATCGCCTGACTCGCTGTCGCTTGAAGACAGGACCGAATCGCCTTTCCTAGAGCTGCGGGCGGTCAACCAATTCCTGCATGAAGATGCATTGCAGGATCCGGATTCATGGTTCTTTCAGGAGGACTTCTGGCAGGGATATTTCTCCATGCTGGCGCGAACGAGGCACAATCTCCTGGACCTTCATGGCGGCTACAACCTGAGTGAGACCACATTCCCCAATCTCTTCCGGTATTTCGTTTCGCTCCCTGAATTTCCGAAGCAATCCGTCGGGGGCGAAGAGGCGAAGAGAAACCTTTCGATGCTCAGGCGGATCATCGCGATTGGGGAGGCGCACGGTGTGAAGGTGGCGCTGATGAACTACACCGTTCAGGGAAGAAAGGCTGAAGCTCGGAACGACGGCCTTGAAGGCTTCGACACCGCTGCATTGGAGAGATACACCTATCAGGCCGCCAGATCCCTGCTGGAACAATGTCCCGAGCTTTGGATGTACGGATT
This window encodes:
- a CDS encoding DeoR/GlpR transcriptional regulator, which translates into the protein MLPAQRHLATLRLLSEKGCVSMAEIARHFNVSTATARRDAMLLAKSGKVSRSHGGLLPLNFYRETPGNTAIPAGGASLAVRIARRACELLPHDGNVFIGGGPIALQVGRLLLDRPELRIYSNSVPLIALAPHAHACVTGIGGEIKKGSRSLTGGLAHAWLAHLRFDACILEADGLDEMSGVYVSDADVAALQTEVLKRSAMSMLVAEASKWNSRAAVRLAPWASFSSLVTTRDLPRGARIALGSERVKVCLT
- a CDS encoding RidA family protein, producing MKKELKHPDKLASTGAYSAAVEIDGWIFVSGQGPLDLATGEIRSGTIEAETRLTLSHIRRILETAGASMADVVRCTCHLADIRDFDRFNLVYAEHFPKPFPARTTVQSVLGGGIKVEIDCIARAPGKPHPTHS